Proteins encoded in a region of the Eretmochelys imbricata isolate rEreImb1 chromosome 10, rEreImb1.hap1, whole genome shotgun sequence genome:
- the LOC144271646 gene encoding melanin-concentrating hormone receptor 1-like, whose translation MDFKTNPTESLNGCTANITKAVQNFSLPGEPSTVSYAEFIMPTLFSIIFFLGITGNSLVICTVFKKSSPRSSVPDIFIISLSMVDLLFLLGMPFLIHQLLGNGAWYFGETMCTIITALDANSQFTSTYILTAMSIDRYLACVYPFTSTRFRKPLVAILVICMLWALSFLSITPVWMYARLIPLAGGLLGCGIRLPDPQNDIYWYTLYQFFLVFAIPFTLITVAYRRILLRMARSSEALTGQRCTSTCTKKVTRVAIAICLAFFICWAPYHVLQLVQLAMRHPTLPFYYAYNVAISMGYASSCLNPFIYILLGQTFRRRLVVSVRPAAAGEEASQNGGNSAQGDPNESGQPLLHLVSVSGR comes from the exons atggattttaaaacaaatcctACAGAGAGCTTGAATGGCTGCACTGCTAACATCACCAAGGCTGTGCAAAACTTTTCCCTGCCTG GTGAGCCCAGCACTGTAAGCTATGCTGAATTCATCATGCCTACCCTGTTTAGCATCATCTTCTTCCTAGGCATCACTGGTAACAGCCTGGTGATCTGCACAGTCTTTAAGAAATCCAGCCCCAGGAGCAGCGTCCCAGATATCTTCATCATCAGCCTCTCCATGGTGGATCTGCTCTTCCTCCTGGGCATGCCCTTCCTCATTCACCAGCTGCTGGGCAACGGAGCCTGGTACTTTGGGGAAACCATGTGCACCATTATCACTGCTCTGGATGCCAACAGCCAATTCACTAGCACCTATATCCTCACTGCCATGTCCATTGACCGCTACCTGGCCTGCGTGTACCCTTTCACCTCCACTCGCTTCAGGAAGCCACTTGTGGCCATCCTGGTGATCTGCATGCTCTGGGCCCTCTCTTTCCTCAGCATCACCCCCGTGTGGATGTATGCCCGGCTCATCCCTCTGGCTGGAGGGCTGCTGGGCTGTGGGATTCGGCTGCCAGACCCGCAGAATGACATCTACTGGTATACGCTCTATCAGTTCTTCCTCGTCTTCGCCATCCCCTTTACCCTCATCACTGTGGCCTACAGGAGGATCCTGCTCAGGATGGCCAGGTCCTCAGAGGCACTCACTGGCCAGAGGTGCACCAGCACCTGCACCAAGAAAGTGACACGTGTGGCCATTGCCATCTGCCTGGCCTTCTTCATCTGCTGGGCGCCTTACCATGTGCTACAGCTCGTGCAGCTAGCCATGcgccaccccaccctgcctttcTACTATGCCTACAACGTGGCCATCAGCATGGGCTATGCCAGTAGCTGCCTCAACCCCTTCATCTACATCCTGCTAGGGCAGACCTTCCGCAGGAGGCTGGTGGTTTCCGTCAGGCCGgctgctgcaggggaagaggCTTCCCAGAACGGGGGCAACAGCGCACAGGGGGACCCAAATGAGTCAGGACAGCCACTGCTGCACCTGGTGTCTGTCTCTGGCAGGTAA
- the LDAF1 gene encoding lipid droplet assembly factor 1 isoform X1 codes for MSKEMQELQKQWHFMMQTIHTNSNIQQGCCLPFVPSGYREFSPPTSSAMKEVVSFMNSRVGQYLDDHPFVALSLLVFIAVSAIPVAVFLIFVISTTIVACMGVVVLEGVVISVGGIALLCVLCGLGVLSLAVSGVLSICYIALSTLINYWHTPNSLVKKQEANGNSLLQSSPPVLDPSNKNTKSE; via the exons ATGTCAAAAGAAATGCAAGAACTACAGAAACAGTGGCACTTCATGATGCAAACCATCCACACCAACTCCAAT ATACAGCAGGGCTGTTGTCTTCCTTTCGTGCCGTCTGGCTACAGGGAGTTCTCTCCTCCCACATCTTCAGCCATGAAAGAG GTTGTTTCTTTTATGAACTCTCGAGTTGGCCAGTACTTAGATGATCATccttttgttgccctgtcactgTTGGTGTTTATTGCAGTATCTGCTATTCCTGTTGCAGTCTTTCTGATATTTGTGATTTCAACAACCATAGTAGCCTGTATGGGGGTTGTCGTCCTTGAAG GTGTTGTAATATCAGTAGGTGGCATAGCCCTTCTTTGTGTGCTGTGTGGCCTGGGCGTCCTTTCATTGGCAGTTTCTGGAGTACTGAGTATTTGCTACATAGCTCTTTCAACGCTAATCAACTACTGGCATACTCCAAA CAGCCTGGTAAAGAAGCAAGAAGCTAATGGAAACAGTTTGCTACAAAGTAGTCCTCCTGTCTTGGACCCTTCTAACAAGAACACAAAGAGCGAATGA
- the LDAF1 gene encoding lipid droplet assembly factor 1 isoform X3 translates to MSKEMQELQKQWHFMMQTIHTNSNVVSFMNSRVGQYLDDHPFVALSLLVFIAVSAIPVAVFLIFVISTTIVACMGVVVLEGVVISVGGIALLCVLCGLGVLSLAVSGVLSICYIALSTLINYWHTPNSLVKKQEANGNSLLQSSPPVLDPSNKNTKSE, encoded by the exons ATGTCAAAAGAAATGCAAGAACTACAGAAACAGTGGCACTTCATGATGCAAACCATCCACACCAACTCCAAT GTTGTTTCTTTTATGAACTCTCGAGTTGGCCAGTACTTAGATGATCATccttttgttgccctgtcactgTTGGTGTTTATTGCAGTATCTGCTATTCCTGTTGCAGTCTTTCTGATATTTGTGATTTCAACAACCATAGTAGCCTGTATGGGGGTTGTCGTCCTTGAAG GTGTTGTAATATCAGTAGGTGGCATAGCCCTTCTTTGTGTGCTGTGTGGCCTGGGCGTCCTTTCATTGGCAGTTTCTGGAGTACTGAGTATTTGCTACATAGCTCTTTCAACGCTAATCAACTACTGGCATACTCCAAA CAGCCTGGTAAAGAAGCAAGAAGCTAATGGAAACAGTTTGCTACAAAGTAGTCCTCCTGTCTTGGACCCTTCTAACAAGAACACAAAGAGCGAATGA
- the LDAF1 gene encoding lipid droplet assembly factor 1 isoform X2, with the protein MDHFCIQQGCCLPFVPSGYREFSPPTSSAMKEVVSFMNSRVGQYLDDHPFVALSLLVFIAVSAIPVAVFLIFVISTTIVACMGVVVLEGVVISVGGIALLCVLCGLGVLSLAVSGVLSICYIALSTLINYWHTPNSLVKKQEANGNSLLQSSPPVLDPSNKNTKSE; encoded by the exons ATGGACCATTTTTGT ATACAGCAGGGCTGTTGTCTTCCTTTCGTGCCGTCTGGCTACAGGGAGTTCTCTCCTCCCACATCTTCAGCCATGAAAGAG GTTGTTTCTTTTATGAACTCTCGAGTTGGCCAGTACTTAGATGATCATccttttgttgccctgtcactgTTGGTGTTTATTGCAGTATCTGCTATTCCTGTTGCAGTCTTTCTGATATTTGTGATTTCAACAACCATAGTAGCCTGTATGGGGGTTGTCGTCCTTGAAG GTGTTGTAATATCAGTAGGTGGCATAGCCCTTCTTTGTGTGCTGTGTGGCCTGGGCGTCCTTTCATTGGCAGTTTCTGGAGTACTGAGTATTTGCTACATAGCTCTTTCAACGCTAATCAACTACTGGCATACTCCAAA CAGCCTGGTAAAGAAGCAAGAAGCTAATGGAAACAGTTTGCTACAAAGTAGTCCTCCTGTCTTGGACCCTTCTAACAAGAACACAAAGAGCGAATGA